One window of the Zea mays cultivar B73 chromosome 3, Zm-B73-REFERENCE-NAM-5.0, whole genome shotgun sequence genome contains the following:
- the LOC100383414 gene encoding transcriptional corepressor LEUNIG-like isoform X5, translating into MSQTNWEADKMLDVYIYDYFVKRNLQATAKAFQAEGKVSSDPVAIDAPGGFLFEWWSVFWDIFIARTNEKHSDVAASYIETQLIKAREQQHQQPPQQQQQQQQIQMQQMLLHRAAQQQQQQQRRDGSLLNGTASGFSGNDPLIRQNPANANSMAAKMYEERLKLPPQRDSLDEASIKLQQRYGENVGQVIDPNQALLKAAAAGQSSGQILHGTASGLSGTPQQVQARSPQQPPTAEQNIRTEINPVLTPRAAGTEGSLIGIQAGSNQAGNNLTLKGWPLTQKPFMQSPQQFQQLQFLTPQQQQQLLLHAQQNLSSSMSSDVDTRRLRMLLNNRNVVLGQDGQTNSGGDVIPNIGSPGQSGGSRNDIDILIKKKFALLQQQQQQQSHSQQQQLQQPALSGQQSQSSNQLLHQHGKPGVGSLPIDGNLPNSFGFPEQGSKKRKKPVSSSGRANSSGTANTAGPSPSSAPSTPSTHTPGDAMSIPQLQYNGGPSKPLMMFGSDGTGSLTSPANPLGDVERLLEDGSLDENVESFLSQDDMDPRETMGRCMDSSKAGLGFTEVAKARASTNKVVCCHFSLDGKLLATGGHDKKVVLWFTDVLKRKSALEEHSSLITDVRFSPGMTRLATSSFDKTVRVWDADNPDYSLRTFTGHSASVMSLDFHPNKEDIVCSCDSDGEVRCWSINNGSCVTCVRVFNGGATRLRFQPRQGKYLAAASEKGISILDAETLQVCRTPLQGHVQIIQSVCWDAAGNYLASVSEDSVRVWSFTSGNYIECIHELICSGNKFHSCVFHPNYPNLLIIGCYESLELWDIREKNTVTISNAHDGMVAALAASSASGLVASVSHDQLVKLWR; encoded by the exons ATGTCGCAGACGAACTGGGAGGCGGATAAGAT GCTGGATGTGTACATATATGACTATTTTGTCAAGAGAAACCTGCAGGCAACCGCAAAGGCCTTCCAAGCAGAAGGCAAGGTCTCATCAGATCCAGTTG CTATTGATGCTCCTGGTGGCTTTCTCTTTGAGTGGTGGTCTGTATTTTGGGATATATTCATAGCAAGAACAAATGAGAAGCATTCAGATGTTGCAGCATCATATATCGAG ACTCAGCTAATTAAAGCAAGGGAACAACAACACCAGCAGCCACCtcaacaacagcaacagcagcagcaaatACAAATGCAACAAATGCTGTTACATAGAGCtgcacagcagcagcaacagcagcagcgtAGAGATGGTTCTCTTCTCAATGGTACTGCAAGTGGATTTTCTGGGAATGATCCTTTAATCCGACAAAATCCAGCTAATGCGAATTCGATGGCAGCAAAAATGTATGAAGAGAGGTTAAAGCTCCCTCCCCAGCGGGATTCTCTGGATGAGGCGTCAATAAAG TTGCAGCAAAGATATGGAGAAAATGTGGGACAAGTAATTGATCCGAACCAAGCACTATTGAAAGCAGCTGCAGCTGGACAATCCTCTGG GCAAATTTTGCATGGGACTGCTAGTGGTTTGTCAGGTACTCCGCAACAAGTTCAGGCAAGAAGCCCACAACAACCACCTACAGCAGAACAG AATATCAGGACCGAGATCAATCCAGTGTTGACACCAAGAGCAGCAGGCACTGAGGGTTCATTGATTGGTATCCAAG CAGGATCTAATCAGGCTGGAAACAATTTAACTCTGAAAGGCTGGCCGCTCACG CAGAAGCCATTTATGCAATCTCCACAGCAATTTCAGCAGCTCCAGTTTCTgaccccacagcagcagcagcagcttttGCTGCACGCTCAGCAAAATCTGTCGTCCTCGATGTCAAGCGATGTTGATACCAGGAGATTAAGGATGCTTCTTAACAACAGGAATGTGGTCCTTGGACAGGATGGGCAGACAAATAGCGGCGGTGATGTTATCCCAAATATTGGTTCGCCAGGGCAAAGTGGTGGATCGCGTAATGATATAGATATACTAATAAAG AAGAAATTTGCTCTtctacagcagcagcagcagcagcaaagtcatagccagcagcagcagcttcAGCAACCTGCGCTCTCTGGACAGCAATCTCAAAGTTCAAACCAGCTTCTCCATCAGCATGGAAAACCAGGAGTTGGGAGCTTGCCTATTGATGGAAACTTGCCAAACTCTTTTGGATTTCCTGAACAA GGATCAAAGAAGAGAAAGAAACCTGTCTCATCCTCTGGTAGAGCTAATAGTTCAGGAACAGCGAACACTGCTGGGCCATCTCCTAGCTCTGCACCCTCAACACCATCTACTCACACGCCAGGAGATGCAATGTCCATTCCACAGCTGCAGTATAATGGTGGCCCTTCAAAACCATTGATGATGTTTGGCTCTGATGGCACTGGAAGCTTGACTTCTCCAGCAAACCCGCTG GGTGATGTTGAACGTCTGTTGGAAGATGGTTCCTTGGATGAAAATGTAGAATCTTTTTTATCGCAAGATGACATGGATCCTCGAGAAACAATGGGACGCTGCATGGATTCTAGTAAAG CAGGGTTGGGTTTTACTGAGGTTGCAAAAGCCCGTGCGAGTACAAACAAAGTTGTTTGTTGCCATTTCTCATTGGATGGGAAACTTCTTGCCACCGGAGGGCATGATAAAAAG GTCGTTTTATGGTTTACAGATGTGCTAAAACGTAAATCCGCATTAGAAGAGCACTCTTCCCTAATTACAGATGTCCGATTCAGCCCTGGCATGACCCGCCTTGCCACATCTTCCTTTGACAAAACCGTGCGGGTTTGGGACGCTGACAAT CCAGATTATTCGCTACGCACTTTTACAGGTCATTCAGCATCTGTCATGTCACTTGATTTTCATCCGAACAAAGAAGACATCGTTTGTTCGTGTGATAGTGATGGTGAAGTGCGGTGTTGGAGCATAAATAATGGTAGTTGTGTGACCTGCGTTAGGGTTTTCAAT GGAGGAGCTACTCGGTTAAGATTTCAACCTCGCCAGGGTAAATATCTGGCAGCTGCCTCAGAAAAGGGAATATCCATACTGGATGCGGAGACATTACAAGTTTGTAGAACTCCTTTGCAG GGCCACGTACAGATTATTCAGTCAGTATGTTGGGATGCCGCGGGCAACTATCTGGCGTCTGTCAGTGAAGATTCTGTCAGGGTGTGGTCATTTACCTCAGGGAACTACATCGAATGCATACATGAGCTGATCTGCAGCGGGAACAAGTTCCATTCGTGTGTTTTTCACCCAAATTAcccgaatttgcttataatcggttGTTATGAG TCCCTAGAGCTTTGGGACATAAGGGAGAAGAACACGGTGACAATCAGCAACGCTCATGACGGCATGGTTGCTGCCCTAGCCGCGTCAAGTGCATCGGGGCTGGTTGCATCAGTGAGTCATGATCAGCTCGTTAAGCTCTGGAGGTGA
- the LOC100383414 gene encoding transcriptional corepressor LEUNIG-like isoform X4: MSQTNWEADKMLDVYIYDYFVKRNLQATAKAFQAEGKVSSDPVAIDAPGGFLFEWWSVFWDIFIARTNEKHSDVAASYIETQLIKAREQQHQQPPQQQQQQQQIQMQQMLLHRAAQQQQQQQRRDGSLLNGTASGFSGNDPLIRQNPANANSMAAKMYEERLKLPPQRDSLDEASIKLQQRYGENVGQVIDPNQALLKAAAAGQSSGQILHGTASGLSGTPQQVQARSPQQPPTAEQNIRTEINPVLTPRAAGTEGSLIGIQGSNQAGNNLTLKGWPLTGLDHFRSGILQQKPFMQSPQQFQQLQFLTPQQQQQLLLHAQQNLSSSMSSDVDTRRLRMLLNNRNVVLGQDGQTNSGGDVIPNIGSPGQSGGSRNDIDILIKKKFALLQQQQQQQSHSQQQQLQQPALSGQQSQSSNQLLHQHGKPGVGSLPIDGNLPNSFGFPEQGSKKRKKPVSSSGRANSSGTANTAGPSPSSAPSTPSTHTPGDAMSIPQLQYNGGPSKPLMMFGSDGTGSLTSPANPLGDVERLLEDGSLDENVESFLSQDDMDPRETMGRCMDSSKGLGFTEVAKARASTNKVVCCHFSLDGKLLATGGHDKKVVLWFTDVLKRKSALEEHSSLITDVRFSPGMTRLATSSFDKTVRVWDADNPDYSLRTFTGHSASVMSLDFHPNKEDIVCSCDSDGEVRCWSINNGSCVTCVRVFNGGATRLRFQPRQGKYLAAASEKGISILDAETLQVCRTPLQGHVQIIQSVCWDAAGNYLASVSEDSVRVWSFTSGNYIECIHELICSGNKFHSCVFHPNYPNLLIIGCYESLELWDIREKNTVTISNAHDGMVAALAASSASGLVASVSHDQLVKLWR; this comes from the exons ATGTCGCAGACGAACTGGGAGGCGGATAAGAT GCTGGATGTGTACATATATGACTATTTTGTCAAGAGAAACCTGCAGGCAACCGCAAAGGCCTTCCAAGCAGAAGGCAAGGTCTCATCAGATCCAGTTG CTATTGATGCTCCTGGTGGCTTTCTCTTTGAGTGGTGGTCTGTATTTTGGGATATATTCATAGCAAGAACAAATGAGAAGCATTCAGATGTTGCAGCATCATATATCGAG ACTCAGCTAATTAAAGCAAGGGAACAACAACACCAGCAGCCACCtcaacaacagcaacagcagcagcaaatACAAATGCAACAAATGCTGTTACATAGAGCtgcacagcagcagcaacagcagcagcgtAGAGATGGTTCTCTTCTCAATGGTACTGCAAGTGGATTTTCTGGGAATGATCCTTTAATCCGACAAAATCCAGCTAATGCGAATTCGATGGCAGCAAAAATGTATGAAGAGAGGTTAAAGCTCCCTCCCCAGCGGGATTCTCTGGATGAGGCGTCAATAAAG TTGCAGCAAAGATATGGAGAAAATGTGGGACAAGTAATTGATCCGAACCAAGCACTATTGAAAGCAGCTGCAGCTGGACAATCCTCTGG GCAAATTTTGCATGGGACTGCTAGTGGTTTGTCAGGTACTCCGCAACAAGTTCAGGCAAGAAGCCCACAACAACCACCTACAGCAGAACAG AATATCAGGACCGAGATCAATCCAGTGTTGACACCAAGAGCAGCAGGCACTGAGGGTTCATTGATTGGTATCCAAG GATCTAATCAGGCTGGAAACAATTTAACTCTGAAAGGCTGGCCGCTCACG GGACTTGATCATTTTCGCTCTGGAATTCTGCAGCAGAAGCCATTTATGCAATCTCCACAGCAATTTCAGCAGCTCCAGTTTCTgaccccacagcagcagcagcagcttttGCTGCACGCTCAGCAAAATCTGTCGTCCTCGATGTCAAGCGATGTTGATACCAGGAGATTAAGGATGCTTCTTAACAACAGGAATGTGGTCCTTGGACAGGATGGGCAGACAAATAGCGGCGGTGATGTTATCCCAAATATTGGTTCGCCAGGGCAAAGTGGTGGATCGCGTAATGATATAGATATACTAATAAAG AAGAAATTTGCTCTtctacagcagcagcagcagcagcaaagtcatagccagcagcagcagcttcAGCAACCTGCGCTCTCTGGACAGCAATCTCAAAGTTCAAACCAGCTTCTCCATCAGCATGGAAAACCAGGAGTTGGGAGCTTGCCTATTGATGGAAACTTGCCAAACTCTTTTGGATTTCCTGAACAA GGATCAAAGAAGAGAAAGAAACCTGTCTCATCCTCTGGTAGAGCTAATAGTTCAGGAACAGCGAACACTGCTGGGCCATCTCCTAGCTCTGCACCCTCAACACCATCTACTCACACGCCAGGAGATGCAATGTCCATTCCACAGCTGCAGTATAATGGTGGCCCTTCAAAACCATTGATGATGTTTGGCTCTGATGGCACTGGAAGCTTGACTTCTCCAGCAAACCCGCTG GGTGATGTTGAACGTCTGTTGGAAGATGGTTCCTTGGATGAAAATGTAGAATCTTTTTTATCGCAAGATGACATGGATCCTCGAGAAACAATGGGACGCTGCATGGATTCTAGTAAAG GGTTGGGTTTTACTGAGGTTGCAAAAGCCCGTGCGAGTACAAACAAAGTTGTTTGTTGCCATTTCTCATTGGATGGGAAACTTCTTGCCACCGGAGGGCATGATAAAAAG GTCGTTTTATGGTTTACAGATGTGCTAAAACGTAAATCCGCATTAGAAGAGCACTCTTCCCTAATTACAGATGTCCGATTCAGCCCTGGCATGACCCGCCTTGCCACATCTTCCTTTGACAAAACCGTGCGGGTTTGGGACGCTGACAAT CCAGATTATTCGCTACGCACTTTTACAGGTCATTCAGCATCTGTCATGTCACTTGATTTTCATCCGAACAAAGAAGACATCGTTTGTTCGTGTGATAGTGATGGTGAAGTGCGGTGTTGGAGCATAAATAATGGTAGTTGTGTGACCTGCGTTAGGGTTTTCAAT GGAGGAGCTACTCGGTTAAGATTTCAACCTCGCCAGGGTAAATATCTGGCAGCTGCCTCAGAAAAGGGAATATCCATACTGGATGCGGAGACATTACAAGTTTGTAGAACTCCTTTGCAG GGCCACGTACAGATTATTCAGTCAGTATGTTGGGATGCCGCGGGCAACTATCTGGCGTCTGTCAGTGAAGATTCTGTCAGGGTGTGGTCATTTACCTCAGGGAACTACATCGAATGCATACATGAGCTGATCTGCAGCGGGAACAAGTTCCATTCGTGTGTTTTTCACCCAAATTAcccgaatttgcttataatcggttGTTATGAG TCCCTAGAGCTTTGGGACATAAGGGAGAAGAACACGGTGACAATCAGCAACGCTCATGACGGCATGGTTGCTGCCCTAGCCGCGTCAAGTGCATCGGGGCTGGTTGCATCAGTGAGTCATGATCAGCTCGTTAAGCTCTGGAGGTGA